The following proteins are co-located in the Acinetobacter sp. NCu2D-2 genome:
- the infB gene encoding translation initiation factor IF-2, protein MTDKLIKELALSVGRPVEKLLEQVREAGLPQRKADDIITPEQQDRLMSHVKKSQGSDGHAGQITLKRKTTSTAKVASTSGKAKTINVEVRKKHTFTKPDPEQIKAEALAKAQAEQQAKAASAQKSEQKPAEAPKQGVSNASKALEAMRAAQKQETAKQETPKAAVVVKRKSTNKPIVKAAVKQVETPEQRKAREAEAAKLKAVEEAARRKAAEEAQQRTLEQMRQMASKYSSEDATATIRVIDDSPLAAGLVGQAYEDSFAKEDREIKRGTNTNNTRTSKKGGRRGEEQSFRDNSHRRGLKTSQSNKHGFEKPVKKQVYDVEIGETIIVADLAAKMAIKVREVIKSLMKMGELVTQNQAIDQEIAALIVEEMGHNPVLVSETAVEDNLLEQAEEARGAQTTRAPVVTIMGHVDHGKTSLLDRIRRAKVAQGEAGGITQHIGAYHVKTDKGIITFLDTPGHAAFTAMRSRGAKATDIVVLVVAADDGVMPQTAEAIDHARAAGTPIIVAINKMDKDSADPDRVLNELTTKEIVPEEWGGDVPVAKVSAHTGAGIDELLDLISIQAELLELKASEEGAAQGVVIEARVDNSRGAVTSILVQNGTLKVGDLVLAGSSYGRVRAMTDENGQRIKSAGPSIPVEILGLPEAPMAGDEVLVVNDEKKAREVADARMDRERQKRLERQSAMRLENIMASMGKKDVPIVNVVLKTDVRGTLEALHVALADLATDEVKVRIIGSGVGAITESDVTLAESSEAVLLGFNVRADNAARQKADADSIDIRYYSVIYQLIDDVKAAMSGKLAPEHRETILGVAQVREVFHSSKFGAAAGCMVLEGTLHRNKPIRVLRDDVVIFQGELESLRRYKDAVEEVRAGMECGLAVKGYKDIKPLDKIEVYDVQLIKRSL, encoded by the coding sequence ATGACGGACAAGTTGATTAAAGAGTTAGCCCTCAGCGTGGGACGTCCAGTTGAGAAGCTCCTAGAGCAGGTTCGTGAGGCAGGTTTACCACAGCGTAAAGCTGACGATATTATTACCCCCGAACAACAAGATCGCTTGATGAGCCATGTGAAAAAATCACAAGGTTCAGATGGCCATGCAGGACAAATCACGTTGAAACGTAAAACGACTAGTACTGCTAAAGTAGCGAGTACTTCAGGTAAGGCTAAAACGATTAATGTAGAAGTTCGTAAGAAGCATACATTTACAAAGCCTGATCCAGAACAAATCAAAGCAGAAGCATTAGCGAAGGCTCAAGCTGAACAGCAAGCCAAAGCTGCATCTGCTCAAAAATCAGAGCAAAAACCTGCTGAAGCACCTAAACAAGGTGTGAGCAATGCAAGCAAAGCTTTAGAAGCAATGCGTGCAGCGCAAAAACAGGAAACAGCGAAACAAGAAACACCTAAAGCAGCCGTTGTTGTAAAACGTAAATCAACCAATAAACCGATTGTGAAAGCAGCGGTTAAACAAGTTGAAACTCCTGAACAACGTAAAGCACGTGAAGCAGAAGCAGCAAAACTTAAAGCGGTTGAAGAAGCAGCGCGTCGCAAGGCAGCTGAAGAAGCTCAACAACGTACGCTTGAGCAAATGCGTCAGATGGCATCTAAATATTCATCTGAAGATGCAACTGCAACGATTCGTGTGATTGATGATTCTCCACTTGCTGCCGGCCTTGTTGGTCAAGCATACGAAGATTCTTTCGCGAAAGAAGACCGTGAAATTAAGCGTGGTACAAACACCAACAATACACGTACTTCTAAGAAAGGTGGTCGTCGTGGTGAAGAGCAATCATTCCGTGATAACTCACACCGTCGTGGTTTGAAAACAAGCCAATCGAACAAACACGGTTTCGAAAAACCTGTTAAAAAACAAGTTTACGATGTAGAAATCGGTGAAACGATTATTGTGGCTGACTTAGCTGCAAAAATGGCGATCAAAGTACGTGAAGTAATTAAATCACTCATGAAAATGGGTGAATTGGTTACGCAAAACCAAGCGATTGATCAAGAAATTGCTGCATTAATCGTTGAAGAGATGGGTCATAACCCAGTGCTTGTTTCTGAAACTGCTGTCGAAGATAACCTTCTTGAGCAAGCAGAAGAAGCACGTGGTGCACAAACAACACGTGCGCCAGTTGTGACGATTATGGGTCACGTTGACCATGGTAAAACATCGCTTCTTGACCGTATTCGTCGTGCTAAAGTGGCTCAAGGCGAAGCGGGCGGTATCACACAGCATATCGGTGCTTACCACGTTAAAACTGACAAAGGTATTATCACTTTCCTCGATACTCCGGGACACGCAGCGTTTACTGCAATGCGTTCACGTGGTGCGAAAGCGACAGATATCGTAGTTCTTGTTGTAGCGGCAGATGATGGTGTAATGCCACAAACTGCAGAAGCAATCGATCACGCTCGTGCAGCGGGTACGCCAATTATTGTTGCGATCAACAAAATGGATAAAGACTCTGCTGATCCAGATCGCGTATTGAACGAATTAACCACTAAAGAAATCGTACCTGAAGAATGGGGTGGTGACGTTCCTGTAGCGAAAGTATCTGCACACACAGGTGCGGGTATTGATGAACTTCTTGATTTGATTTCGATTCAAGCCGAACTTCTTGAGCTTAAAGCATCTGAAGAAGGTGCAGCACAAGGTGTTGTGATTGAAGCACGTGTTGATAACAGCCGTGGTGCAGTGACATCAATCCTTGTACAAAACGGTACATTGAAAGTAGGTGATCTTGTTCTTGCAGGTTCTTCTTACGGTCGTGTCCGTGCGATGACTGATGAAAATGGTCAACGTATTAAATCTGCAGGTCCTTCGATTCCAGTAGAAATCTTGGGTCTTCCAGAAGCGCCAATGGCGGGTGATGAAGTTCTTGTTGTGAATGACGAGAAAAAAGCACGTGAAGTTGCTGATGCGCGTATGGATCGTGAACGTCAAAAACGTCTTGAGCGTCAATCCGCAATGCGTCTTGAAAACATCATGGCGTCTATGGGCAAAAAAGATGTGCCTATTGTCAATGTGGTATTAAAAACAGACGTACGTGGTACATTAGAAGCACTACATGTTGCACTTGCTGACTTGGCAACTGATGAAGTGAAAGTACGTATTATTGGTTCTGGTGTGGGTGCAATCACTGAATCAGACGTAACACTTGCTGAATCTTCAGAAGCAGTTCTTCTTGGCTTCAACGTTCGTGCCGACAACGCAGCACGTCAAAAAGCAGATGCTGACAGTATCGACATTCGTTACTACTCAGTGATCTACCAATTGATCGATGACGTGAAAGCAGCGATGAGCGGTAAGCTTGCGCCTGAACATCGCGAAACAATTCTTGGTGTGGCTCAAGTACGTGAAGTATTCCACTCAAGTAAATTTGGTGCTGCAGCGGGTTGTATGGTACTTGAGGGTACATTACACCGTAACAAACCAATTCGTGTCCTTCGTGATGATGTCGTAATCTTCCAAGGTGAACTTGAGTCACTTCGTCGTTATAAAGACGCAGTTGAAGAAGTTCGCGCAGGTATGGAATGTGGTCTTGCGGTTAAAGGCTACAAAGACATCAAACCTCTCGATAAGATCGAAGTGTACGATGTTCAACTCATTAAACGGAGTCTTTAA
- the nusA gene encoding transcription termination factor NusA, translated as MAREILTVVETVSNEKGVPREAIFEALEQALVAATKKKFYEGTHSEEARLRVEIDRKTGDYRTFRQWEVVADEDHEMPACQDAISDVDPAQWSIGDIRELEVESIDFGRIAAQIAKQVIVQKIREAERALVADAYESKVGELIYGEVKKQTKDGFIIDLGENAEAYLAREEMIAKEILRPKQRVTAILFNVNREGRGAQLQLSRSKPEMLIALMKKEIPEIAEEIIEIKAAARQPGVRAKIAVKTNDHRIDPVGACIGMRGTRIQAVQQELNGERIDVVVWSDDPAQYIASALEPADVSSIVIDEDAHTADIIFATSDQLARAIGSQGQNVRLASELTGYKLDMMLEEEYYARQQSEAQKYLDMFVTRLDIAEDLAMALVEMGFTSLEEIAYVPAETFEEIELEAELVELLQSRAKEVALADALKQQENVQAPSEELVAMEGMTTEIAQALAARGVVTVDDLADQATDDIEDIEGLGAEKAGQLIMKARESWFN; from the coding sequence ATGGCACGTGAAATTCTTACCGTAGTTGAAACGGTCAGTAACGAAAAAGGTGTACCTCGTGAAGCGATCTTCGAAGCACTAGAACAAGCTTTAGTTGCAGCGACTAAGAAAAAATTCTACGAAGGCACACATTCAGAAGAAGCACGTTTACGTGTGGAAATTGATCGTAAGACAGGTGATTACCGTACTTTCCGTCAATGGGAAGTGGTTGCGGATGAAGATCATGAAATGCCTGCTTGCCAAGACGCGATTTCAGACGTTGATCCAGCACAATGGTCAATTGGTGATATTCGTGAACTTGAAGTAGAGTCGATTGACTTCGGTCGTATTGCTGCGCAAATTGCGAAGCAAGTGATTGTACAAAAAATTCGTGAAGCTGAACGTGCTTTAGTTGCTGATGCATACGAATCTAAAGTCGGTGAACTCATCTACGGTGAAGTGAAAAAACAAACCAAAGATGGCTTTATCATTGACTTAGGTGAAAATGCAGAAGCTTACCTTGCACGTGAAGAAATGATTGCAAAAGAAATTTTGCGTCCTAAACAACGTGTAACAGCGATTTTGTTCAACGTGAACCGTGAAGGTCGCGGTGCACAGCTTCAATTATCTCGTTCTAAACCTGAAATGCTGATTGCATTGATGAAGAAAGAGATTCCTGAAATCGCTGAAGAAATCATTGAAATTAAAGCTGCAGCTCGTCAACCGGGTGTGCGTGCTAAAATTGCAGTGAAAACAAACGACCATCGGATTGACCCTGTTGGTGCTTGTATTGGTATGCGTGGTACACGTATCCAAGCAGTTCAACAAGAACTCAATGGTGAGCGTATCGATGTTGTAGTATGGTCTGATGATCCTGCTCAATACATCGCAAGCGCATTAGAACCAGCTGATGTATCAAGTATTGTGATTGATGAAGATGCACACACTGCCGACATCATCTTCGCAACAAGTGATCAGTTGGCACGTGCGATTGGTTCGCAAGGTCAAAACGTTCGTTTGGCATCAGAATTGACTGGCTATAAGCTAGACATGATGTTGGAAGAAGAATATTACGCACGTCAACAAAGCGAAGCTCAAAAATATCTAGACATGTTCGTCACTCGTTTAGATATTGCTGAAGACTTGGCTATGGCGCTCGTAGAAATGGGCTTCACGTCGCTTGAAGAAATCGCATACGTACCTGCTGAAACGTTCGAAGAAATCGAACTTGAAGCTGAACTAGTTGAACTATTGCAAAGCCGTGCAAAAGAAGTTGCACTTGCTGATGCTTTAAAACAGCAAGAAAACGTACAAGCGCCAAGTGAAGAACTTGTAGCAATGGAAGGCATGACAACAGAGATCGCGCAAGCATTAGCTGCTCGTGGTGTAGTAACCGTAGATGACTTAGCAGACCAAGCAACTGACGATATTGAAGATATCGAAGGTTTAGGTGCTGAGAAAGCAGGTCAACTCATTATGAAAGCGCGCGAATCATGGTTTAACTAG